The Xiphophorus hellerii strain 12219 chromosome 22, Xiphophorus_hellerii-4.1, whole genome shotgun sequence genome has a window encoding:
- the LOC116713371 gene encoding trichohyalin-like, whose translation MIYDRSDKKRSDARIGRKRSDNSVGRKRSDSRVGRKQSDARIGWKRSDNSVGRKRSDSRVGRKRSDNSVGRKRSDSRVGRKRSDARVGRKRSDARVERKRSDARIGRKRSDARVGRKQSDARVERKRSDNSVGRKRSDSRVGRKRSDARSRKETERHQSRKETERHQTRKETDRRQSRKETERHQSRKETERHQNRKETERRQSRKETERHQSKKETERLQSRKETERRQSRKETEQRQSRKETERRQSRKETEQRQSRKETERRQSRKETERRQSRKETERLQSRKETERRQSRKETERHQSRKETERLQSRKETERRQSRKETEQRQSRKETERQ comes from the exons ATGATCTATGATCGCTCTGATAA GAAACGGAGCGACGCCAGAAtaggaaggaaacggagcgacaATAGCgtaggaaggaaacggagcgaCTCCAGAGTAGGAAGGAAACAGAGCGACGCCAGAATAGGATGGAAACGGAGCGACAATAGCgtaggaaggaaacggagcgactccagagtaggaaggaaacggagcgacaATAGCgtaggaaggaaacggagcgactccagagtaggaaggaaacggagcgacgccagagtaggaaggaaacggagcgaCGCCAGAGTAGAAAGGAAACGGAGCGACGCCAGAATAG gaaggaaacggagcgaCGCCAGAGTAGGAAGGAAACAGAGCGACGCCAGAGTAGAAAGGAAACGGAGCGACAATAGCgtaggaaggaaacggagcgactccagagtaggaaggaaacggagcgacgccaga agtaggaaggaaacggagcgacatcagagtaggaaggaaacggagcgacaCCAGACTAGGAAGGAAACGGATCGACGCCAGAgtaggaaggaaacggagcgacatcagagtaggaaggaaacggagcgacaCCAGAAtaggaaggaaacggagcgaCGCCAGAGTAGGAAGGAAACAGAGCGACATCAGAGTAAGAAGGAAACGGAGCGACTCCAGAGTAGGAAGGAAACAGAGCGACGCCAGAgtaggaaggaaacggagcAACGCCAGAgtaggaaggaaacggagcgacgccagagtaggaaggaaacggagcAACGCCAGAGTAG gaaggaaacggagcgacgccagagtaggaaggaaacggagcgacgccagagtaggaaggaaacggagcgactccagagtaggaaggaaacggagcgaCGCCAGAGTAGGAAGGAAACAGAGCGACATCAGAgtaggaaggaaacggagcgaCTCCAGAGTAGGAAGGAAACAGAGCGACGCCAGAgtaggaaggaaacggagcAACGCCAGAgtaggaaggaaacggagcgacaatag